The Pseudoalteromonas rubra region ATCATTTCCAAGACTTCAGCGGCTAACTTACCGGCAACACGCATCTTTTCGATTTCTTCAGGGGTTTTGATCACTGCACTCATTGAGACTCCAAGTCATAGTTTCGACGCAACAACACCGGGCTAGTTTATGAACGATTTTTAGCCCAAACGTTGAGTTAATTTCTTTTATATGGTATAAAGCGCGCCGTCTTTTTACAAATAAATCTTTTCGCCTTTCTGGTGGTCCAATTGACCACTGAATGATGCAAGACGGTTTTTTGTAACGAAGACAACACGAAATTTAATTTTAACACACACACATATCGACACATACACTTGGGTGCAGGCGAGGGGCAAATAACCGGGTTACCGGATTACCGAACTTGTTGGTGTTATGGGATATGTGGAGGCCTAACCCTACTTAATTTAGAGGAAAATACAAATGGCAAACGTTTCAATGCGCGATATGCTTCAAGCTGGTGTTCACTTTGGTCACCAGGCTCGTTACTGGAACCCTAAGATGAAGCCTTTCATCTTCGGCGCTCGTAACCGTGTTCATATCATCAACCTTGAAAAGACAGTTCCTATGTTCAACGATGCACTTAAGTTCCTTTCGAACGTTGCATCTAACAAAGGTAAAATCCTTTTCGTTGGTACTAAGCGCGCTGCAAGCGAAGCAGTTAAAGAAGCAGCTATTCAAAGCGAGCAGTTCTACGTAAATCACCGTTGGTTGGGTGGTATGTTGACTAACTGGAAAACAGTTCGTCAATCAATCAAGCGTCTTAAAGACCTTGAGACTCAAAGCCAAGACGGTACTTTCGAGAAGCTGACTAAAAAAGAAGCTTTGATGAAAACTCGCGAAATGGAAAAGCTTGAGAAGAGCCTTGGTGGTATCAAAGATATGGGCGGTCTTCCAGACGCTATCTTCATCATCGATGCTGACCACGAGCACATCGCTATCCGTGAAGCAAACAACCTGGGCATTCCAGTAGTATCTGTTGTTGATACTAACTCTAACCCAGACGGCGTTGACTTCATCATCCCAGGTAACGATGACGCGATCCGCGCTATCCAGCTTTACACTGGTGCTGTAGCGACTGCTATCACTGAAGGTCGTGAAAGCAACATCGTTGCTCAAGCTGAAAGCGACGACTTCGTAGAAGCTGAGTAATTGATTGCATACCGCGCCACTGGCAACGCCTAGTTTGCGGGTGGCCGGTCGCAACGCACTAAGCTGTCATCAAGTCTTCATCTTATTTTTCTGAAGACTTGATATTCTTTACAAGCGGTAATTCGCTTATCAAAAAACCGAATTCAGAATTGAGGATATTCTAATGGCTGTAACTGCTGCCCTAGTTAAAGAACTTCGCGAGCGCACTGGCGCTGGCATGATGGATTGTAAAAAAGCACTAACTGAAACTAACGGTGACATCGATCTAGCTATCGAAAACATGCGTAAGAGCGGTGCTGCTAAAGCGGCTAAAAAAGCTGGTAACATTGCTGCTGAAGGTACAATCCTTATCAAGCAAGGTGAAGGTTTCGCTGCACTTCTTGAAGTTAACTGTCAAACTGACTTCGTTGCTAAAGACGAAAACTTCCTGGGTTTTGCAAACACTGTTCTTGACGCTGCTGCTGAAGCGAAAACAGACATCGAAACTTTGAAAGCTAAGTTCGAAGAAACGCGTGTTGCACTAGTTGCTAAAATCGGTGAAAACATCAACGTACGTCGCGTTGAGTACATCGATGGTGCAAACATCTCTGCTTACCGTCACGGCGACCGTATCGGTGTTGTTGTAACTGGTGAAGCTGACGAAGAAACGCTGAAGCACGTTGCAATGCACGTTGCTGCTTCTAAGCCTGACTACCTAAACCCAGAAGATGTACCTGCTGAGGTTGTAGAGAAAGAAAAAGCGGTTCAGGTTGAAATCGCTATGAACGAAGGCAAGCCTGCTGAAATCGCTGAGAAAATGGTTGTTGGCCGCATGAAGAAGTTCACTGGTGAGATCTCTCTTACTGGTCAGGCTTTCATCATGGAGCCTAAGAAGTCTGTTGGTGAGTACCTGAAAGAAAAAGGTGCTTCTGTTTCTTCATTCATTCGCCTTGAAGTAGGTGAAGGTATCGAGAAGAAAGAAGAAGACTTCGCTGCTGAAGTTGCTGCTCAAATCGCGGCTGCTAAAGGCGAATAATCACGCTTAGGTGATTAAGTGATGCAAAAGCCTCCTCGAGATGAGATTTGCTTTTGCGTCACTGCACAAAATTCTCTAAAATAACCGCGCATTTATGTCTTTCATAAGCGCGGTTATTTTGTATCTCACTTTTAATTTGGCCCGGAAATTATGACTATCAATCGAAAACCTGTTTTTAGACGCGTTCTTCTTAAACTTAGCGGCGAAGCTTTGATGGGAGATGAAGGCTTTGGAATCGATCCTAAAGTATTGGATCGTATGGCCCAAGAAATAAAAGAACTTGTAGAACTCGACGTAGAAGTGGGTTTGGTTATCGGCGGCGGTAACTTCTTACGTGGCGGCTCGTTAGCCGAAGCGGGCATGAATCGCGTAGTGGGCGATCACATGGGAATGCTGGCAACTGTGATGAACGGCCTGGCAATGCGCGATGCGCTGCACAGAGCGTTTGTGAATGCACGCCTGATGTCTGCCATTCCTCTAAATGGTGTTTGTGATGCGTATAACTGGGCAGAAGCAATCAGCTTGCTGAAATCAGGTCGCGTGGTTATCTTCTCTGCGGGTACCGGTAACCCGTTCTTCACAACTGATTCAGCCGCCTGTTTGCGCGGTATTGAAATTGAAGCAGACACGGTTATCAAAGCGACCAAAGTAGACGGCGTATTCAGTGATGACCCAGTGAAAAACCCAGATGCAGAATTACACCGTCACCTGACGTACAATGAAGTGATTGAAAGAGAATTAAAGGTTATGGACCTTGCGGCATTCACGCTGGCCCGTGACCACAACATGCCTTTGAGCGTATTCAACATGAACAAGCCTGGCGCACTAAAGCGGGTTATCATGGGTGAAGAAGAAGGTACGTTAATCAGTACACAACCAGCTGCAGAGTAAGCGCTCTGGCGCATTGGCTGGCTACACCAGCAACTTAACCTGCAAGCTGAGTCCGATTAATACAGTAAAGAATAGGATAGCACTGTGATTGATGATATTAAAAAAGATGCGCAAGAGCGCATGACAAAAAGCGTAGCTGCGCTGGCAAGCCAGTTATCTAAAATCCGTACTGGCCGTGCACACCCGGCATTGCTTGATGGCATTTCTGTGTCTTACTACGGTGCTGACACGCCGCTTAACCAGGTTGCTAACGTGACGGTAGAAGATTCACGTACACTGGCTATCAGCGTATTTGACAAGTCTTTGGCACAAGCGGTAGAAAAAGCGATCATGGCGTCTGATTTGGGTCTTAACCCAATGTCTGCGGGTACGGTTATCCGTGTACCACTTCCTCCGCTGACAGAAGAGCGTCGTAAGGACCTGATCAAAATCGTACGTGGCGAAGTTGAAGGCGGCCGTGTTGCAGTGCGTAACATTCGTCGTGATGCCAACGGTGACGTGAAATCACTGCTGAAGGATAAAGAGATTTCTGAGGACGAAGCACGTCAGGCAGAAGACGAGATCCAGAAGCTAACTGATAAGTTTATCAAAGAGATGGACACTCAGCTGAGCGCTAAAGAAGCAGAGCTGATGGAAATCTAAGCAACCACAAATTTATTAGGTTTGCAGCGCCGTCTAAGGTATACTAGACGGCGTTTTTTTTTACTTAAATAGGCATTATGATTTTAACCGCTGACGCAATTTCACAGCAATCTCTGCCCAAACATGTCGCTATCATTATGGATGGAAATGGCCGCTGGGCTCAGGCGCGTAAGCGTCCCCGTGCATATGGACATAAAAAAGGGGTAGATTCAGTTCGCAATGCTGTGCAGTTTTGCTCTAAGCTAGGGATAGAGTCATTGACGTTGTTCGCTTTCAGTAGTGAAAACTGGCGCCGTCCTGAGGACGAAGTCAGCACTTTGATGGAATTATTCCTGTTTGTATTGAGTAAAGAAGTTAAGAAGCTCCATAAGAACAATGTGAAGCTGTCAATCATCGGAGATATCTCGCGCTTCCCAGCCGGGTTGCAGCAAAAAGTGGTCGATGCAGAACAATTGACCGAGCATAACTCGGGATTAAAGTTGAACATTGCGGCCAATTATGGCGGTCGCTGGGATATTATGCAGGCGGCTCAAGCCTTGGCTGAGCAGGTCGCTGAAGGCGCCATCCAGGCGAGCGACATTACAGAAGAGGCGATTTCGTCACAGTTGACGATGGCGGACCAAAGCCCGCTTGATCTATTGATCCGCACCGGTGGAGATTACCGCATTAGTAATTTCTTACTGTGGCAGGCAGCGTATGCTGAGCTCTACTTTACCGAAACATTATGGCCAGACTTTAATGAAGAAGCGTTTTCAGAAGCGCTTGCCTGTTACGTTTCGAGAGAACGACGTTTCGGTTGTACCGGCGAACAAATAAAACAATTACTCGCCGAGAGCAAAACAACAAGTTAAAGGTATAAAATTTGTTAAAACAACGTGTTATGACGTCGGTGGTGCTGGCGCCACTGGCTTTACTATTGGTATTTTTTACACCGCTGAATTTATTTAGTGTGATTGCCGGCGCCATTATCCTGATGGGTGCCTGGGAATGGGCTGCCTTTATTGGCCTCACAAATCGCCTGCACAAAGGTATTTATGTTGTCATGATGGCAGCAGTTCTGGCCGGCCTTCATATCCACTGGCCGATCACAGAGCTTTGGCATCAGGGGCGTCTGGTCGCTGATGCAAACTACGTCTTTACCCTTGCCGCTGCCTGGTGGCTGGTTGCAACCGTTCTGGTTATGAATTACCCGCGTATGGCCAAAGCCTGGAATGAAGGCATGATCATGCGTACCATTGCCGGCTTTTTGACCTTGATTCCACTTTGGCTGGCACTGAATGTGCTG contains the following coding sequences:
- the rpsB gene encoding 30S ribosomal protein S2 codes for the protein MANVSMRDMLQAGVHFGHQARYWNPKMKPFIFGARNRVHIINLEKTVPMFNDALKFLSNVASNKGKILFVGTKRAASEAVKEAAIQSEQFYVNHRWLGGMLTNWKTVRQSIKRLKDLETQSQDGTFEKLTKKEALMKTREMEKLEKSLGGIKDMGGLPDAIFIIDADHEHIAIREANNLGIPVVSVVDTNSNPDGVDFIIPGNDDAIRAIQLYTGAVATAITEGRESNIVAQAESDDFVEAE
- the tsf gene encoding translation elongation factor Ts; the encoded protein is MAVTAALVKELRERTGAGMMDCKKALTETNGDIDLAIENMRKSGAAKAAKKAGNIAAEGTILIKQGEGFAALLEVNCQTDFVAKDENFLGFANTVLDAAAEAKTDIETLKAKFEETRVALVAKIGENINVRRVEYIDGANISAYRHGDRIGVVVTGEADEETLKHVAMHVAASKPDYLNPEDVPAEVVEKEKAVQVEIAMNEGKPAEIAEKMVVGRMKKFTGEISLTGQAFIMEPKKSVGEYLKEKGASVSSFIRLEVGEGIEKKEEDFAAEVAAQIAAAKGE
- the pyrH gene encoding UMP kinase yields the protein MTINRKPVFRRVLLKLSGEALMGDEGFGIDPKVLDRMAQEIKELVELDVEVGLVIGGGNFLRGGSLAEAGMNRVVGDHMGMLATVMNGLAMRDALHRAFVNARLMSAIPLNGVCDAYNWAEAISLLKSGRVVIFSAGTGNPFFTTDSAACLRGIEIEADTVIKATKVDGVFSDDPVKNPDAELHRHLTYNEVIERELKVMDLAAFTLARDHNMPLSVFNMNKPGALKRVIMGEEEGTLISTQPAAE
- the frr gene encoding ribosome recycling factor, producing MIDDIKKDAQERMTKSVAALASQLSKIRTGRAHPALLDGISVSYYGADTPLNQVANVTVEDSRTLAISVFDKSLAQAVEKAIMASDLGLNPMSAGTVIRVPLPPLTEERRKDLIKIVRGEVEGGRVAVRNIRRDANGDVKSLLKDKEISEDEARQAEDEIQKLTDKFIKEMDTQLSAKEAELMEI
- a CDS encoding isoprenyl transferase, with amino-acid sequence MILTADAISQQSLPKHVAIIMDGNGRWAQARKRPRAYGHKKGVDSVRNAVQFCSKLGIESLTLFAFSSENWRRPEDEVSTLMELFLFVLSKEVKKLHKNNVKLSIIGDISRFPAGLQQKVVDAEQLTEHNSGLKLNIAANYGGRWDIMQAAQALAEQVAEGAIQASDITEEAISSQLTMADQSPLDLLIRTGGDYRISNFLLWQAAYAELYFTETLWPDFNEEAFSEALACYVSRERRFGCTGEQIKQLLAESKTTS